Proteins encoded within one genomic window of Neodiprion fabricii isolate iyNeoFabr1 chromosome 6, iyNeoFabr1.1, whole genome shotgun sequence:
- the LOC124184321 gene encoding asparagine--tRNA ligase, cytoplasmic: MPEQKFSQLSLDGIYTSEKAGSDETGDGTQGNPFKTILQAMRHAGKEPFPTIYQDAKTEGEKYEPAAKSQLKKITKIWMREQYKTADQQKKLVEDEENRSRNLDEAKLVIIVEDSSLPVAKLVKIKDATASRDQRVKICGWVHRLRRQGKALMFITLRDGTGFLQCVLNNKLCQTYDALTLSTESAVELYGTLKTVPEGKVAPGGHELHVDYWKLIGSAPPGGAETILNEEAQSDVQLDNRHIMIRGENTSRILMMRSVLTQAFRDHYSDRGYCEVTPPTLVQTQVEGGSTLFKLDYFGEEAFLTQSSQLYLETCLPAMGDVYCIAQSYRAEQSRTRRHLAEYTHVEAECPFITFDNLLNRLEDLICDVVDRVLKSPLGSLVKELNPKFEVPKRPFKRMNYTDAIEYLKVNNITKEDGSFYEFGEDIPEKPEREMTDKLNEPIMLCRFPSEIKSFYMQKCPEDERLTESVDVLLPNVGEIVGGSMRIWDYEELMKGYQRANIDPSPYYWYTDQRKYGSCPHGGYGLGLERFICWLLNRYHIREVCLYPRFLERCRP; this comes from the exons ATGCCGgagcaaaaattttcccagctGTCCCTTG ATGGTATATATACATCTGAAAAAGCCGGTAGTGATGAAACTGGTGATGGGACACAAGGCAACCCGTTCAAAACAATTTTGCAAGCGATGCGTCATGCCGGCAAAGAGCCTTTTCCAACCATATATCAGGATGCGAAAACGGAAGGGGAAAAGTATGAGCCTGCTGCAAAATCTCAGTTGAaaaagattacaaaaatttggaTGAGAGAGCAGTATAAAACTGCTGATCAGCAGAAGAAGTTAGTGGAAGATGAGGAAAATAGATCAAGGAACTTGGATGAAGCAAAATTAGTTATTATAGTTGAAGACTCCTCTCTTCCAGTAGCGAAACTTGTCAAAATCAAAGATGCCACTGCCAGCAGGGATCaacgagtaaaaatttgtggtTGGGTGCATCGCTTAAGACGTCAAg GTAAGGCGCTTATGTTTATTACCTTGAGAGATGGGACTGGCTTTTTACAATGTgttttaaataacaaattgtGCCAAACTTATGACGCTCTCACTTTGAGTACTGAGTCTGCTGTCGAGTTATACGGTACTCTGAAAACGGTACCAGAAGGCAAAGTT GCGCCCGGTGGCCATGAACTTCATGTTGATTACTGGAAACTAATTGGATCCGCTCCACCTGGTGGTgcagaaacaattttaaacgAAGAGGCTCAGTCAGATGTACAGCTAGACAATCGCCACATCATGATACGTGGCGAGAAT ACGTCAAGAATTTTGATGATGAGATCCGTATTGACACAGGCATTCAGAGATCATTACAGTGACCGAGGCTATTGTGAGGTAACGCCACCGACATTAGTCCAGACTCAAGTTGAAGGAGGGTCCACGCTTTTTAAACTTGATTACTTTGG AGAAGAGGCATTCTTGACCCAGAGTTCTCAGCTTTATCTTGAAACTTGTTTGCCAGCCATGGGTGATGTGTATTGCATTGCACAGTCCTACAGAGCCGAGCAGTCTAGAACACGTCGACATCTTGCAGA GTATACTCACGTTGAGGCAGAGTGCCCATTCATTACATTCGATAACCTTCTGAATCGGCTCGAAGATTTAATTTGTGATGTTGTTGACCGCGTACTAAAATCACCACTAGGTTCTCTTGTTAAGGAGCTCAATCCTAAATTTGAAGTTCCAAAGCGACCCTTTAAACGCATGAACTACACTGATGCTATTGAATACCTAAAAGTAAACAACATCACTAAAGAAGATGGTAGTTTTTACGAATTTGGAGAG gACATTCCTGAAAAACCAGAAAGAGAAATGACCGACAAATTGAACGAACCAATAATGCTTTGTCGTTTCCCATCTGAGATAAAATCTTTCTATATGCAAAAATGCCCAGAAGATGAACGTCTGACTGAATCTGTTGACGTACTCTTACCAAATGTAGGGGAAATAGTCGGAGGTTCTATGCGTATTTGGGACTATGAAGAACTCATGAAGGGGTATCAGCGAGCAAACATCGACCCTTCACCTTATTACTGGTATACCGATCAG cgTAAATATGGATCCTGTCCTCATGGTGGTTACGGATTAGGATTGGAGAGATTCATTTGTTGGTTACTGAACAGGTACCATATTCGAGAAGTCTGTCTCTATCCTCGATTTTTAGAGCGCTGTCGCCCTTAA